In the genome of Mycobacterium kansasii ATCC 12478, one region contains:
- a CDS encoding DUF1990 family protein, producing MDLDALADLQLTYPEVGATAAAQLPPGYDHLSVSAQIGSGRVRFEQAADAVMRWGMQRGAGLGVVASSDVAAVSAIVVVKMMGLLRAPCRVVYVIDEPDTRGFAYGTLPGHPESGEERFAVRYDANTSAVYAEVSAFSRPAIWWSKLGGPVVSVAQRIIAKRYLRGI from the coding sequence GTGGACCTGGATGCGCTCGCCGACCTTCAGCTGACCTATCCCGAAGTGGGCGCGACCGCGGCCGCGCAGCTGCCGCCGGGCTACGATCACCTCAGCGTGTCGGCCCAGATCGGTTCTGGCCGTGTGCGTTTCGAGCAAGCCGCCGACGCCGTCATGCGCTGGGGCATGCAGCGCGGGGCCGGCCTGGGCGTTGTGGCGAGTTCCGACGTGGCGGCGGTTTCGGCCATCGTGGTGGTCAAGATGATGGGTCTGCTGCGCGCGCCCTGCCGCGTCGTGTACGTCATCGACGAACCCGATACCCGTGGATTCGCCTATGGCACGCTGCCGGGTCACCCGGAGTCCGGTGAGGAACGGTTCGCCGTGCGCTACGACGCGAACACCTCCGCGGTATACGCGGAGGTGTCGGCGTTCTCCCGGCCCGCGATCTGGTGGAGCAAGCTCGGCGGGCCGGTCGTGTCGGTGGCCCAGCGCATCATCGCCAAGCGCTACCTGCGCGGGATCTGA